The Pseudomonas bijieensis DNA window GGGATTGATCGAACTGTCGAGCCGGTTTATCGGCATCCTGCCCGCCGGGCGCTTGAACGTGGATGCGATCTGCAATCTGTTCGACTCAGGACCGGTTGACGCAAGCCCACACTCTTTTGAAAAGTTGAACCCATCATGAATGCTGCATCCGGTTTCAATCGTGCCCTGGTAGAGAAATACGACCGCCCGGGGCCGCGCTACACCTCCTATCCGACGGCCCCGCAGTTCCACCAGGCCTTTGCCATGGATGAGTACCGCCAGGCTGCCCAGCGCAGTAACCAGGCGCCATTACCCAAGCCGTTGTCGGTGTACATCCATATCCCGTTCTGCCAGAGCCTCTGCTACTACTGTGCGTGCAACAAAATCATCACGCGCAAGACTCATCGCGCCGCCGAATACCTGACCTACCTCAAGCGTGAAATCGCCCTGCAGGCGGCTTTGTTCGACCGCTCGCGCAAACTGACCCAGCTGCATCTGGGCGGGGGTACGCCGACTTACCTGACCCATGAGCAACTGGCCGACCTGATGGACTGCCTGCACCAGTCGTTCGACATGGACGACAGTGACGCCCATGAGTTTTCCATCGAGGTCGATCCCCGGACCATCGATGCGCAACAGATCCAGGGCCTGCGCCAGTTGGGGTTCAACCGCCTGAGCTTCGGCGTCCAGGATTTCGATGCCCAGGTGCAAATCGCCGTCAATCGGGTGCAAAGCGAAGCCCAGGTCGTCGAGTTGGTGGAGGCGGCGCGCCTGGCGCGCTTCAAGTCGGTCAGTGTCGATCTGATCTATGGCCTGCCATTGCAGACCATCGCCAGTTTCGATGTCACCTTGAGCAAGATCATCGCCCTGCGTCCGGACCGGATCGCGGCCTACAGCTACGCCCACCTGCCGCAACGGGTGCGGGCGCAACGAATGATCCGGCCCGAAGACATGCCGCCGCCAGAGCGCAAGTTGGAGTTGTTGGAGCTGACCATCAATCGCCTGACCGAAGCTGGCTATGTCTACATTGGCATGGACCACTTCGCCTTGCCGGATGACGAATTGGTACGCGCCCGGGCCCAGGGCAGCCTGCAACGCAATTTCCAGGGTTATTCCACCCACGCCGACTGCGACCTGATTGGCCTGGGGGTGTCCTCGATCGGCAAGGTGGGCGACAGCTACAGCCAGAACGTCAAGGAGCTCTCCCAGTATTACGCCCGCCTGGATCAAGGCATGCTACCGGTGCAGCGCGGCTATCGGCTGAGCGACGATGATCGGCTGCGGCGCGAGGTCATCAGCGAACTGATGTGTCACGGGCGCATCGATTTCGGCGCCATCGAGAGCGCCCACGGCATTCGGTTCACCGAGTACTTCGGCGACACCCTGGACCGGCTCCAGGAGCTGGTGCGCGATAGCCTGCTGGACCTTCGCGACGACGAGTTGGTGTTGCTGCCCCAAGGGCAGTTGATGATGCGCAACGTGGCCATGGCCTTCGACGCATACCTGGGGGCAGACCAGACGGTTCAGTATTCGCGCACGGTCTGAGGTGGGCGCGGCGGGCTGATATACCTGTGGCGAGGGGATTTATCCCCGTCGGGCTGCGAAGCAGCCCCAAGAATGCTGATTGCATGAACCTGACACACTGCGACGTCAGGTCTCGGGACTGTTGCGCATCCCAGCGGGGCGGTGCGACGTTTCGCTAAATCCCCTCGCCACAAGTGACTCATTTCCTCTATCGAGAACGATTTCGTTTCGGTTCCCCGGGCTGCAGAGCCCTTTTCAGGAATGGCGCTGTCCGGCTTTCTCGACAGGCCGCGACTTTCCCAGGAGCCCCGCAGGCCACGACGCTCCCACCTTGGGATCCCGCGCCCGGGCCGATATCGATGACCCAGTCGCTCTGCGCCACGACGCGCATGTCGTGTTCCACGACCACCACCGTGTGGCCTTCATCCACCAGGCGATTCAACTGCACCAGCAAGCGATCCACGTCCTGGGGATGCAGCCCGTTGGTTGGCTCATCCAACACATACAAGGTCGCGCCCCGGGCCTTGCGCTGCAGTTCTGTCGCCAGCTTGATCCGCTGGGCCTCGCCGCCGGACAGTTCCGTGGCTGGTTGGCCCAGGCGCAGGTAGCCCAGCCCGATATCCTGCAACACTTGCAATGAGCGCCTGGCCGCTGCTTGCTCGGCAAATACTTCGAGTGCCTGATTTACAGTCAGCTGTAGTACCTGGGAAATGTCCAGGCCCTGCCAGCTCACCGCCAGGGTCTGCGGGTTGTAACGCGCGCCATGGCAGGTGGGGCAGGGGGCGTACACGCTGGGCATGAACAGCAATTCGACACTGACGAAGCCTTCACCTTCGCAGGTTTCGCAACGGCCCTTGGCGACGTTGAAGGAAAACCGTCCGGCATCGAATCCCAACTCCCGCGCCTGTTCTGTCGCTGCGAACAGTTTGCGCACGTGGTCGAACAAGCCGGTGTAGGTGGCGAGGTTGGAGCGCGGTGTGCGGCCGATGGGTTTCTGGTCCACCTGAACCAGCCGCTTGACCGTATCGAGCCCGGCGACAACGCGCCCGGCGCTGGTTTGCACCGGTTCGTCTTCCAGGCTTTGCTCGTCGGATTCGACGTTGGGGCCGGGCTGGCCAAGATGGGTGCCGACCAGGTCCAGCAGGGCCTGGCTGACGAGGCTGGATTTGCCCGAGCCAGAAATACCGGTCACGGCAGTGAAGCAGCCCAAGGGAAAGGCCGCGCTCAGGTTGTCGAGGTTGTTGCGGGTGATGCCTTCCAGGCGCAACCAATCCCTGGGTGTCCGTGGGCTACGCGCCGAAGCCTGCTCTTCGTCAAAGAGGTAGGCGCGGGTTCGTGATTCAGGCACTTGTCCAAGACCCGCCGGCGGACCGCTGTAGAGCACTTTCCCGCCTTGTTCGCCAGCGTCCGGGCCGACGTCGATGAGCCAGTCGGCGCGGCGCATGGTATCGAGGTCGTGCTCGACCACAAACACAGAGTTGCCAGCGGCCTTGAGGCGTTGCAGGGCGCCAAACAGGGCTTCGCTGTCGGCCGGGTGCAGGCCGGCGGAAGGCTCGTCCAGCACGTAGATCACGCCGAACAACTGGGAATTGAGCTGGGTTGCCAGGCGCAGGCGTTGCAGTTCGCCGGAGGACAACGTCGGTGTGCTGCGCTCCAGGGCCAGGTAACCCAGGCCCAGGTCGATCAGGGTAACGATGCGTTCCAGCAGCTCGGCGGCGATGCGTTGGGCGGCCAGGCGCTTCTCCAGGGAAAGGTTGGGGGTATGACGGGCGTCCGGCCCGCCCGCGTGCGGGTTGTCGCCTCTGGCAGCGCGTTGCTCACGGGCCTCTCGGGTTTGCCGGTGGCTGAGGACGTTCCCCGTTTCTTCGGCCTGTTCAAGGTAGTCGGGCGCCAAGACACCCTTGAGCACCTCGGCCAATTCCAGCAATGGCAGGTGCGAAAGTTCGGCGATGTCCAGGCCGGCAAAGGTCACGGTCAGTGCCTGGCGTTTGAGGCGCTTGCCCTCGCACACGGGGCAGGGGCTGGCGCGCATGTATTGCGCCACGCGTTTGCGCATCTGGGCGCTTTGCGAGTGCATGAACGTGTGCAGCAGATAGCGTCGGGCGCCGCTGAACGTGCCCTGGTAACTGGGTTCGAGCTTGCGCTTGAGGGCGGCGCGGGTCTGGGCCGGAGTGAGTCCGGCGTATACGGGAACGGTAGGGGTTTCTTCGGTGAAGAGAATCCAGTCCCTTTGTTTTTTCGGCAGGTCGCGCCAGGGTATGTCGACGTCATAACCGAGGGTCACCAGGATGTCCCGCAGGTTCTGGCCCTGCCAGGCCATGGGCCAGGCGGCCACGGCGCGCTCACGGATGGTCAGCGACGGGTCCGGCACCATGGACGCTTCAGTCACTTCATAGACTCGACCCAGGCCGTGGCATTCCTGGCAGGCACCCTGGGGCGTGTTGGGTGAAAAGTCCTCGGCGTAGAGCATCGGTTGGTTGGCAGGATAGCTTCCGGCGCGGGAGTAGAGCATGCGGATCAGGCTCGACAGGGTGGTGACGCTACCCACCGATGAGCGCGCGCTGGGTGTGCCGCGCTGTTGCTGCAAGGCGACTGCCGGGGGCAGGCCCTCGATGCTGTCCACGTCCGGCACGCCCACCTGGTCGATCAGGCGCCGCGCGTAGGGCGCAACGGACTCGAAATAGCGACGCTGGGCTTCGGCATAGAGCGTGGAAAAGGCCAGCGACGATTTGCCAGAGCCCGACACGCCGGTGAACACCACCAAGGCATCGCGGGGGATGTCCACGTCGACATTCTTGAGGTTGTGTTCGCGGGCGCCACGTACCCGGACGAAGCCGGTGGTTTCAGGCAATGAAGCGATGGGGGCGGGGCCGGAGCGTGAGGGCATGGGGCGTTCCTTGTGGGCGTCTGCTTGGGCCGTCTTGGCGTTCAGGTGAAATGGCGTCACAGGGGAGAATGGAACCTGAGTCACAGCGTTGACAATTATGCGACCGGGTTCGTCCGTTCTCGTGCGATAAAAATTTACTCCGGACAAAAGAGATGAGAAAAGCTTTGCAGTTTTCCCATGGATACGGACCTCCCCATGCCTCGATCAAAACTGCTCACGACTCTGTTTGTCGCACTGCTGGCCGGCGCCGCGCTGTGGTACATGTGGATGATTGCCAGCGCCAAGCTGGAGTGGGGTGGCGACAGCCCTGACCAGCAGCAAGTGGGCGCGGTGAAGGATACTCGGTTGCGAGCAATGACCCAGTATTGCACGGGGGTAACGGTGACTGCGCAGGGAACCTGGCTGGTGGCGCGCCTGGAGAGCGACGCGCAAGCGCTCGAGCCGGCCGCTGACGTCGTGAACCTGGATGTGGTGGTCTATGGCAAGGCGGATGAGAACAAGGAATCGGAAGAGTCCGGGGCCTTTGCCGGTTTGTTCTCTCGCGGCGACAAGGAAACCTCTTTCATTTCCCGCCTGGATGCCCACGGGCAATTTCAACTGGTAGCGCATGTCAGCGGTGCCGCCTGCCTGGTGGCCAGTCCGGATGGGGGCAGCGTGTTCCTGCTCACGGGCCTTGATCGGCCTGAAACTGCGAACACCGATGAGATCCGCCAGACCGTGGTCCTTCGCAGCGATGACCAAGGCCGGCGCTGGACCTGGTTGACCAAAGGCTGGTTCCCCGAGGCCGATCAGTTGGCGTGGAACCTGGCCCCCTATTTCCATGGGTCGAATGAAGTCTGGGTCTTGGGGCGACCGAGCGCACCGGACGAGGGGAGCATGCAAGGGACGCCAGGCGCGATCTCCACGGGTGTCTTTTACTCTGCCGATCGCGGTGCGAACAGCACCCCGATAATGGCCCCCGAGTCGCTGCTGGTATCGACCGAATACCTGCACAACAAACGTCCCGACGTCACTGAGTGGCAGACAAACGCAGGCGAACATGGGGAAACCCAGACCAATGTCCTGCAGTTGGACGCCCAGCACGCGTTTATCTGGGTGTCTCAACGCTTCTGGGGCAGCCATCCAGATGGCGTCAGCGACAACATTGCGTTCAACGTCACCACGCGAGCCCGGTTGCACGCCAAGGCAGGGCAGTGGCAGGTGGTTGACGTGCAGCGTGATGACAACCTGTTTGTGGGCAAGCTGATACAGAACGATGCCGGGCGGGTGATCGGGCTGATTGACCAGGGGGACCACGGGCAGGACGTCGTCGCCGAACTGGACACCACCGCGCTGACCTGGACACCCTTGAGCGACCTGCCCAGTGTGTTTGCGCCATTGGCATCGGACAGTAGATTGCGCGGTGGCAATTTTTGGGTGGGCCGTGACACCTTGTTGATCAACACCAGCAGCGAACACCACCCACCGCGCTGGCTCTACTGGTGGTCGGACGCGAACATCTCCGCCGACGGAGTGTTCTATTCCAGGGATTGGGGCCGCTCCTGGCAACGCCTCGACATCGATGGCTACCTGGGCATTCTGGGCTTTCAACCCGCGCAGGACCGCGTGATCTGGGCCAAAGGCAACTGGTACGACAATAATGACGGGCGCATCTACTCCTATGGGTTGCGCTGAGGTTGGACCGAGCGCTGTTATTTGAATTGACATCAACTTGTGGCGAGGGGATTTATTCCCGCAGGGTTGCGAAGCAGCCCCTATGAGGCTGATCAGATTCAATCTGGCACACTGCGGGGAAGGACTTTGGGGCTGCTTCGCAGCCCAGCGGGGATAAATCCCCTCGCCACAGGTTATTTGTGAGTAGGGGTTAAGTTTTTCCCAAGTTGATTTCAATCAAGGGCCGATAAGGGGGGCGGACCCTACGATGATCGCCAAGATCCTGTCTTTAAGACCTGGCGTCCATGACCCCTCTTTTCGTGATGCAGCACCCATCCCGTTTCTGGCTCCGCGCACTGTTCACCCTCCTGTTTTTATTCGCGGGCCTGGCCCAGGCCAAGGACTACGGCGACATCCAGCAACAGCGCATCCACCATGTCCTGAAGCAGACCGACTCGATCTCCGAGCCCGAAGGGCGGTTCAAGGTGCGCAAGCTGTCCGCTGCCGGCAAGGTCCTGGGTTATGTGTTCCAAAGCCTGGACGTGGTGGACATTCCCGCCTATTCAGGCAAGCCAATCAATGTCCAGGTGATCCTCGATCCGACCGGTGTGATTCTCGATGCCTATGTGCTCGAACACCATGAGCCGATTCTGCTGATTGGCATCGCCGAAGAAAAACTCCATGCATTCAGCGCGCGCTACAGCGGCATCAAGGTCAACCAGCGGGTGGTGGTGGGGCATTCCAGCGACCCGAATGCCGTGACGGTGGATGCCATTGCGGGGGCCACCGTCACGGCGATGGTGGTCAACGAGGTCATCGTGCGTGCCGCCCATGATGTCGCGGTGTCCCTGGGCCTGGTCAAGGGCGATGCCGGGTTGGCCGTGGCGCCAGCCCGTGTGCGCGAGGATATCTACGAGCCTGCCGACTGGAAGACCCTGACCGGCAACGGCGCTGTACGGCGCCTGCACCTGACTCGCGGTCAAGTGGACGCCACCTTCAAAGGCACCGAGGCCGAACAGGTCGAAGTCGCCAGCGCCGAACAGGCCGACGATACCTTTATCGACCTTTACGTTACGCACCTGAACCCGCCCACCATCGGCCGCAATCTGTTGGGCGAGACGCAATACCGCGCGCTGATGAGCGAGCTCAAGCCGGGTGAACAAGCCATTGCCGTGATGGGCAGCGGGCGCTATTCCTTCAAGGGCTCGGGTTATGTGCGCGGCGGCATTTTCGACCGGGTGCTGTTGCGCCAGTTCGGCGATGTCATCAGCTTTCGCGACATGGACTTCCAGCGCCTGGATGACGTGGCCGTCGAGGACATGCCTGAGTTCGATGAAATGGCGATTTTCATCGTCCGCGCGTCCCACCGCTTCGATCCCGGCTCGCCCTGGAGCCTGGAGCTGCTGATACGCCGCCAGACCGGGCCGGTCAGTGGCATCTTCAGCAGCTTCGAGCTGGCCTACCAACTGCCCGAGCCGTACCTGGAGCGGCCATTGCCGACCGCTGAGCAACTGGCGGCCGCCGAAGAAGCCAGCCGGCCGATGTGGCTGACGCTCTGGTATCAGAAAGGTGTCGAAATCACTGTCCTTGGCATCGCCCTGCTGGTGCTGACGGCGGTCCTGTTTTTCCAGGATTCACTGGCCCGGCGGCCAACACTGTTGCATTGGGTGCGTCGCGGTTACCTGGTCTTCACCGTGGTGTTCCTTGGCGGCTACGCCTTGGCGCAACTGTCGGTGGTCAACGTGCTGACGTTCGTCCATGCCTTGTTCGAGGGCTTTCGCTGGGAGCTGTTCCTCACCGATCCGCTGATCTTCATTCTCTGGGTGTTCACCGCCGGCAGCATTCTGCTCTGGGGACGCGGAGTGTTCTGCGGCTGGCTGTGTCCGTTCGGCGCGTTGCAGGAGCTGATCAACGAGCTGGCGCGCAAGCTCAAGGTGCCGCAATACGAGTTGCCATTCGCCGTTCATGAGCGGCTGTGGGCGATCAAGTACATCATTTTGCTGGTGCTGTTTGGCGTTTCGCTGGAGTCCATGGCCACCGCCGAACGGCTGGCCGAAGTCGAGCCCTTCAAGACCGCCATCACCCTCAGGTTCGACCGCCAGTGGTGGTTCGTGGCTTACGCAGTGGGCCTGCTGGTGATCAACCTGTTTACCCGCAAGGTCTATTGCCGTTACGTCTGCCCACTGGGCGCAGCCCTGGCGATGCCGACCCGGCTACGGCTGTTCGACTGGCTCAAGCGTCGCAAGGAATGTGGCAATCCCTGCCAACTGTGCGCCAAGGAATGCGAGATCCAGGCGATTCATCCCGATGGCCGGATCAACGCCAACGAATGCCATTACTGCCTCGACTGCCAGATGACCTGGCACAACGAAAACAAATGCCCGCCGCTGATCAACAAGCGCAAGAAGCGCGGCAAGGCGACCGTGACCGATCCGCAACTGATTCCCGTGGTGCAGGTGAACCCGGCGCCTTGAGGCACCCCAATGGCCTGTCCCTTGACCGTTTCATTCTTCATGGAGCACACAACATGAGCGATAAAAAAAACCAAACCCCTGGCGCGGCGGAAGAGCCCAGGGGGGTCAGTCGGCGCAGTTTTCTCGGCACCGGTGCGGTAACGGGTGCGGTACTGGCCGGCGCAACGGCGCTGGGGGCCGGGACGTTCACCCGTGAGTCCTGGGCTGCGGCGGCCAAGGAGGCCAAATCCAAGATTCACGTCGGGCCTGGGGAGCTGGACGAATACTACGGTTTCTGGAGCGGCGGCCACCAGGGCGAGGTGCGGGTGCTGGGTGTGCCATCGATGCGTGAGCTGATGCGCATCCCGGTGTTCAACGTCGACTCGGCCACTGGTTGGGGCCTGACCAACGAAAGCAAGCGCATCCTGGGCGACAGCGCCAAATACCAGAACGGCGATTGCCACCACCCGCACATCTCCATGACCGACGGCAAGTACGACGGCAAGTACCTGTTCATCAACGACAAGGCCAACTCCCGCGTCGCGCGCATCCGCCTGGACATCATGAAGTGCGACAAGATGCTCACGATCCCCAATGTGCAAGCCATCCATGGCCTGCGCCTGCAAAAGGTACCGTACACCAAGTACGTGTTCGCCAATGGCGAGTTCGTGATCCCGCACCCCAACGACGGCCATACCTTCGACCTGCAGGACAAGAACAGCTTCACGATGTTCAACGCCATCGATGCCGAGAAGATGGAGATGGCCTTCCAGGTGATCGTCGACGGCAACCTGGACAACACCGATGCCGACTACACCGGCAAATATGCCGCGAGCACCTGCTACAACTCCGAGAAGGCCTACGACCTGGGCGGCATGATGCGCAACGAGCGCGACTGGGTGGTGGTGTACAACATCCCGCGCATCGAGGCGGCGATCAAGGCCGGCAAGTTCATCACCCTGGACGGCTCCAAGGTCCCGGTGGTCGATGGTCGTAAAGTCGATGGCAAGGACTCTGAATTCACCCGCTACATCCCAGTGCCGAAGAACCCCCATGGTTGCAACACTTCGCCCGACGGCAAATATTTCATCGCCAACGGCAAGCTGTCGCCAACCGTCTCGATGATCGCCATCGATCGCCTCGACGATCTGTTCGCCGACCACCTCAAGGACCCTCGTGACGTCATCGTCGCCGAGCCGGAATTGGGCCTGGGGCCGTTGCACACCACGTTCGACGGACGCGGCAACGCCTACACCACCTTGTTCATCGACAGCCAGGTGGTGAAATGGAACATGGAGGAGGCCGTTCGCGCCTACAAGGGCGAGAAGGTCAATTACATCAAGCAGAAACTCGATGTGCAGTACCAACCGGGCCACAACCATGCCTCCTTGACCGAGTCCAGCGATGCAGAC harbors:
- the hemN gene encoding oxygen-independent coproporphyrinogen III oxidase, which produces MNAASGFNRALVEKYDRPGPRYTSYPTAPQFHQAFAMDEYRQAAQRSNQAPLPKPLSVYIHIPFCQSLCYYCACNKIITRKTHRAAEYLTYLKREIALQAALFDRSRKLTQLHLGGGTPTYLTHEQLADLMDCLHQSFDMDDSDAHEFSIEVDPRTIDAQQIQGLRQLGFNRLSFGVQDFDAQVQIAVNRVQSEAQVVELVEAARLARFKSVSVDLIYGLPLQTIASFDVTLSKIIALRPDRIAAYSYAHLPQRVRAQRMIRPEDMPPPERKLELLELTINRLTEAGYVYIGMDHFALPDDELVRARAQGSLQRNFQGYSTHADCDLIGLGVSSIGKVGDSYSQNVKELSQYYARLDQGMLPVQRGYRLSDDDRLRREVISELMCHGRIDFGAIESAHGIRFTEYFGDTLDRLQELVRDSLLDLRDDELVLLPQGQLMMRNVAMAFDAYLGADQTVQYSRTV
- the nosR gene encoding transcriptional regulator NosR, which gives rise to MTPLFVMQHPSRFWLRALFTLLFLFAGLAQAKDYGDIQQQRIHHVLKQTDSISEPEGRFKVRKLSAAGKVLGYVFQSLDVVDIPAYSGKPINVQVILDPTGVILDAYVLEHHEPILLIGIAEEKLHAFSARYSGIKVNQRVVVGHSSDPNAVTVDAIAGATVTAMVVNEVIVRAAHDVAVSLGLVKGDAGLAVAPARVREDIYEPADWKTLTGNGAVRRLHLTRGQVDATFKGTEAEQVEVASAEQADDTFIDLYVTHLNPPTIGRNLLGETQYRALMSELKPGEQAIAVMGSGRYSFKGSGYVRGGIFDRVLLRQFGDVISFRDMDFQRLDDVAVEDMPEFDEMAIFIVRASHRFDPGSPWSLELLIRRQTGPVSGIFSSFELAYQLPEPYLERPLPTAEQLAAAEEASRPMWLTLWYQKGVEITVLGIALLVLTAVLFFQDSLARRPTLLHWVRRGYLVFTVVFLGGYALAQLSVVNVLTFVHALFEGFRWELFLTDPLIFILWVFTAGSILLWGRGVFCGWLCPFGALQELINELARKLKVPQYELPFAVHERLWAIKYIILLVLFGVSLESMATAERLAEVEPFKTAITLRFDRQWWFVAYAVGLLVINLFTRKVYCRYVCPLGAALAMPTRLRLFDWLKRRKECGNPCQLCAKECEIQAIHPDGRINANECHYCLDCQMTWHNENKCPPLINKRKKRGKATVTDPQLIPVVQVNPAP
- the nosZ gene encoding TAT-dependent nitrous-oxide reductase, with product MSDKKNQTPGAAEEPRGVSRRSFLGTGAVTGAVLAGATALGAGTFTRESWAAAAKEAKSKIHVGPGELDEYYGFWSGGHQGEVRVLGVPSMRELMRIPVFNVDSATGWGLTNESKRILGDSAKYQNGDCHHPHISMTDGKYDGKYLFINDKANSRVARIRLDIMKCDKMLTIPNVQAIHGLRLQKVPYTKYVFANGEFVIPHPNDGHTFDLQDKNSFTMFNAIDAEKMEMAFQVIVDGNLDNTDADYTGKYAASTCYNSEKAYDLGGMMRNERDWVVVYNIPRIEAAIKAGKFITLDGSKVPVVDGRKVDGKDSEFTRYIPVPKNPHGCNTSPDGKYFIANGKLSPTVSMIAIDRLDDLFADHLKDPRDVIVAEPELGLGPLHTTFDGRGNAYTTLFIDSQVVKWNMEEAVRAYKGEKVNYIKQKLDVQYQPGHNHASLTESSDADGKWLVVLCKFSKDRFLPTGPLHPENDQLIDISGEEMKLVHDGPTFAEPHDCILARRDQIKTQKIWNRNDPFFADTVARAKKDGINLETDNKVIRDGNKVRVYMTSMAPAYGLTEFTVKQGNEVTVTITNIDQIEDVTHGFVMTNHGASMEISPQQTSSITFTADKAGLHWYYCSWFCHALHMEMVGRMLVERA
- a CDS encoding excinuclease ABC subunit UvrA, yielding MPSRSGPAPIASLPETTGFVRVRGAREHNLKNVDVDIPRDALVVFTGVSGSGKSSLAFSTLYAEAQRRYFESVAPYARRLIDQVGVPDVDSIEGLPPAVALQQQRGTPSARSSVGSVTTLSSLIRMLYSRAGSYPANQPMLYAEDFSPNTPQGACQECHGLGRVYEVTEASMVPDPSLTIRERAVAAWPMAWQGQNLRDILVTLGYDVDIPWRDLPKKQRDWILFTEETPTVPVYAGLTPAQTRAALKRKLEPSYQGTFSGARRYLLHTFMHSQSAQMRKRVAQYMRASPCPVCEGKRLKRQALTVTFAGLDIAELSHLPLLELAEVLKGVLAPDYLEQAEETGNVLSHRQTREAREQRAARGDNPHAGGPDARHTPNLSLEKRLAAQRIAAELLERIVTLIDLGLGYLALERSTPTLSSGELQRLRLATQLNSQLFGVIYVLDEPSAGLHPADSEALFGALQRLKAAGNSVFVVEHDLDTMRRADWLIDVGPDAGEQGGKVLYSGPPAGLGQVPESRTRAYLFDEEQASARSPRTPRDWLRLEGITRNNLDNLSAAFPLGCFTAVTGISGSGKSSLVSQALLDLVGTHLGQPGPNVESDEQSLEDEPVQTSAGRVVAGLDTVKRLVQVDQKPIGRTPRSNLATYTGLFDHVRKLFAATEQARELGFDAGRFSFNVAKGRCETCEGEGFVSVELLFMPSVYAPCPTCHGARYNPQTLAVSWQGLDISQVLQLTVNQALEVFAEQAAARRSLQVLQDIGLGYLRLGQPATELSGGEAQRIKLATELQRKARGATLYVLDEPTNGLHPQDVDRLLVQLNRLVDEGHTVVVVEHDMRVVAQSDWVIDIGPGAGSQGGSVVACGAPGKVAACRESRTAPFLKRALQPGEPKRNRSR